One Olsenella sp. oral taxon 807 DNA segment encodes these proteins:
- a CDS encoding ABC transporter ATP-binding protein — MFELLRKYLGPYRGKTIIGALSKVVEVIFDLITPLVIARMIDEGVHNRDVGAVLRYGALLVCFALVGYGFTLICQKMAALVAQGVGTDLRDDLMRRTMSLSAAEMDRFGADSLVTRTINDVNQVQLAVAMGIRQLMRFPILGIGSIVAALLIDLKLGLVFLLCVPVITLVFWFVMSRSVPFFRLMQEKLDLVFRITREALSGVRVIRAFGREGSETKRFDAASKEQTDVAVAVGRLSALLNPATLLVMNLGVVAILWTGAVQVSVGDLRQGQVMAFVNYMSQTLVAIVYVANLVVLFNRGSASAQRVMEVLDTEPSVRDTAGEPLAVDPCASALALDHVSFSYAGAQLPSVGDVTLTLGQGETLGVIGGTGSGKSTLVSLLVRLYDVSAGTIEVLGHDVRDYPIAQLRSLVSIVPQKASLVSGTIRSNLLWRRPDADDDELWRALERAQAADFVREKPLGLDGAVEAGGKNFSGGQRQRLTIARALVGSPRLVVLDDSASALDFKTDARLRRALRELGGKTSAVIVSQRVSAVMQSDRILVLDHGRVVGLGTHRELLEASEIYREICLSQLSAEEVAA; from the coding sequence ATGTTCGAGCTCCTGAGAAAATACCTTGGCCCCTATAGGGGCAAGACCATCATAGGCGCCCTGTCCAAGGTCGTGGAGGTCATCTTCGACCTGATCACACCGCTCGTCATAGCCCGCATGATAGACGAGGGCGTCCACAATCGCGATGTCGGTGCGGTCCTTCGCTATGGCGCGCTACTCGTGTGCTTCGCACTCGTCGGCTATGGCTTCACACTCATATGCCAGAAGATGGCCGCGCTCGTCGCCCAGGGCGTCGGCACCGATCTGCGCGACGACCTCATGAGGAGGACCATGAGCCTCTCCGCCGCCGAGATGGACCGCTTTGGCGCAGATTCCCTCGTGACGCGCACCATCAACGACGTGAACCAGGTGCAGCTGGCCGTGGCCATGGGAATTAGGCAGCTCATGCGCTTTCCCATCCTGGGCATCGGCTCAATCGTGGCGGCACTTCTCATCGACCTCAAGCTGGGTTTGGTCTTCCTCCTCTGCGTACCTGTCATCACGCTCGTCTTCTGGTTCGTGATGTCACGCTCCGTACCCTTCTTTCGCCTGATGCAGGAGAAGCTTGACCTGGTCTTTCGCATCACGCGTGAGGCACTCTCGGGCGTACGCGTGATCCGCGCCTTTGGCAGGGAGGGAAGCGAGACCAAGCGCTTCGACGCCGCCTCAAAAGAACAGACCGACGTCGCCGTCGCCGTCGGACGCCTGTCGGCACTGCTCAACCCCGCGACCCTCCTCGTCATGAACCTCGGCGTGGTCGCCATACTTTGGACAGGTGCCGTGCAGGTGAGCGTGGGAGACCTGCGCCAGGGTCAGGTCATGGCCTTCGTGAACTACATGAGCCAGACGCTCGTGGCCATCGTCTATGTGGCAAACCTCGTCGTGCTCTTCAACCGCGGGTCAGCATCGGCCCAGCGCGTCATGGAGGTGCTCGACACGGAGCCGTCCGTTCGCGACACGGCTGGTGAGCCGCTCGCGGTCGATCCCTGCGCGAGCGCACTGGCACTCGACCACGTGAGCTTCTCGTACGCGGGAGCGCAGCTCCCCTCCGTGGGCGACGTGACGCTCACGCTTGGCCAGGGCGAGACCCTCGGCGTCATCGGCGGCACCGGATCAGGCAAGTCGACCCTCGTGAGCCTACTTGTGCGCCTCTACGATGTGAGCGCAGGGACGATCGAGGTGCTTGGGCATGACGTGCGTGACTACCCGATCGCACAGCTACGCTCGCTCGTCTCGATCGTGCCACAGAAGGCGTCTCTCGTCTCGGGCACCATCCGATCCAACCTTCTCTGGAGAAGGCCCGACGCCGATGACGACGAGCTCTGGCGTGCGCTCGAGCGCGCGCAGGCCGCAGACTTCGTCCGCGAGAAGCCGCTCGGCCTCGATGGGGCCGTAGAGGCAGGGGGCAAGAACTTCTCGGGCGGCCAACGCCAGCGCCTCACGATCGCCCGTGCGCTCGTCGGCTCACCTCGCCTCGTGGTCCTCGATGACTCGGCGTCAGCCCTCGACTTCAAGACGGACGCGCGTCTGCGCAGGGCGCTTCGCGAGCTTGGGGGAAAGACGAGTGCCGTCATCGTGTCCCAGCGCGTCTCGGCAGTCATGCAGTCCGACAGGATCCTGGTGCTCGACCACGGCAGGGTGGTCGGCCTTGGCACCCACAGGGAGCTGCTTGAGGCCAGCGAGATCTATCGCGAGATCTGTCTCTCGCAGCTCTCGGCCGAGGAGGTGGCCGCCTGA
- a CDS encoding MGMT family protein — protein MEREGFFERTYELVRQIPRGRVASYGQIAAMLGQPRKARFVGFAMHASPGQAAGVPCHRVVFKDGSLAAGYAFGGPSVQRQLLEEEGVVFLPDGRVDMSTCRWEA, from the coding sequence ATGGAGCGGGAAGGCTTCTTTGAGCGTACGTACGAGTTGGTGCGGCAGATTCCCAGGGGTCGCGTCGCCAGCTACGGGCAGATTGCGGCGATGCTGGGCCAGCCACGCAAGGCACGCTTCGTCGGCTTTGCCATGCACGCAAGTCCTGGGCAGGCTGCGGGCGTCCCCTGCCATCGCGTCGTCTTCAAGGATGGGTCACTCGCTGCGGGCTACGCCTTTGGCGGACCTTCCGTCCAGCGTCAGCTGCTCGAGGAAGAAGGCGTCGTCTTTCTTCCTGACGGACGTGTTGACATGAGCACCTGCCGATGGGAAGCGTGA
- the coaBC gene encoding bifunctional phosphopantothenoylcysteine decarboxylase/phosphopantothenate--cysteine ligase CoaBC, translated as MSARASVVLAVCGGIAAYKACEVLRGLQKAGCDVRVVMSEDACRFVGTASFEALSGHTVVTSLYGNPDTPIPHVSLADSAELCVVVPATANVIAKMALGIADDALSTTLLAMHRTVLVAPGMNVHMWQHPATQANVRALTERGVFLVGPKSGRLACGDVGEGKLADVDDIVCSALALLGEQGHVSHDLAGRRIVVNAGPTHEAIDAVRYIANCSTGKMGYAIAAEAAFRGAKVTLVSGPCTLVTPAGVRRVDVVSAAQMYDATREAFDGADAAVCAAAVADYTPAHPANRKLKKDTDQLLSIELQETKDILAELGRTKGDRIVIGFAAETDKLIENAKAKLERKQADLIVANDVSRKDSTFGADTSRVTFVGAKGIEQLETLPLCEVAREVVSRLAVLLDGAGVERAARGEVG; from the coding sequence ATGAGCGCGCGGGCATCTGTCGTGCTCGCCGTGTGTGGTGGCATCGCCGCCTACAAGGCCTGCGAGGTCCTCAGGGGCCTCCAGAAGGCGGGCTGCGACGTGCGTGTCGTGATGAGCGAAGACGCCTGCCGCTTTGTGGGGACGGCGAGCTTCGAGGCCCTGAGCGGCCACACCGTCGTGACGAGCCTCTACGGAAATCCAGATACCCCCATACCGCACGTCAGCCTGGCAGACTCCGCCGAGCTCTGCGTCGTCGTGCCCGCAACGGCAAACGTCATCGCAAAGATGGCCCTGGGCATCGCGGACGACGCGCTCTCGACCACGCTTCTGGCCATGCACCGTACCGTGCTGGTGGCACCGGGCATGAACGTGCACATGTGGCAGCATCCCGCGACGCAGGCAAACGTCAGGGCACTTACCGAGCGCGGCGTCTTTCTCGTCGGTCCCAAGAGCGGGCGGCTCGCCTGTGGCGACGTGGGTGAGGGCAAGCTTGCGGACGTGGACGACATCGTTTGCTCTGCTCTCGCCCTGCTAGGCGAACAGGGCCATGTCAGTCACGATCTTGCGGGTCGGCGCATCGTCGTGAACGCTGGCCCTACCCATGAGGCCATAGACGCCGTACGCTATATCGCCAACTGCTCGACGGGCAAGATGGGCTATGCCATCGCGGCTGAGGCAGCCTTTCGCGGGGCCAAGGTCACGCTTGTCTCTGGACCCTGTACGCTTGTCACTCCTGCCGGCGTGAGGCGCGTGGACGTGGTGTCCGCCGCCCAGATGTACGACGCGACACGTGAGGCCTTCGACGGCGCCGATGCCGCCGTCTGCGCGGCGGCCGTGGCGGACTACACCCCCGCCCATCCCGCAAACCGCAAGCTCAAGAAGGACACGGATCAGCTCCTCTCGATCGAGCTTCAAGAGACCAAAGACATCCTGGCCGAGCTTGGGCGCACGAAGGGCGATCGCATCGTCATCGGCTTCGCGGCAGAGACCGACAAGCTTATCGAGAACGCGAAAGCCAAGCTCGAGCGCAAGCAGGCAGACCTCATCGTCGCCAATGACGTCTCCCGCAAGGACTCGACCTTTGGGGCCGACACGAGTCGTGTCACATTCGTGGGTGCCAAGGGTATCGAGCAGCTGGAGACGCTTCCGCTTTGCGAGGTCGCGCGTGAGGTCGTGAGCCGACTGGCCGTACTGCTCGATGGGGCAGGCGTCGAGCGCGCCGCAAGAGGGGAGGTCGGCTAG
- a CDS encoding ABC-F family ATP-binding cassette domain-containing protein: MGILIGCERISQEWPGKQVLVSQTIGINEGDRIGIVGRNGEGKSTLLDLIAHLMEPDEGTITYRSGIRVGLLAQSDSLDDTDAALHAVVGDRPEYEWAADPRLRPIMDELLSDIDRDARVGELSGGQRRRCDLARVLMGSWDVLLMDEPTNHLDVRAITWLAHYLKGRWQPGQGALLVVTHDRWFLDEVCERMWEVHDGRIDPFEGGYSAYIQQRVERERQAAVMEERRQSVLRKELNWLAHGAKARSSKPKFRLEAARALVADDPPLRNDIELKRLAVSRLGKQVIEMRGACASYGKKVVLDGIDWLVGPGERIGILGENGVGKSTLLALMTGRLTPSAGLVRIGASVRFGVLSQNLDALRERGDWRLGELVASHRRFAVIDGKEQSFEQFLERLGFERREWPTYVHDLSGGQLRRLAIMCVLLDEPNVLVLDEPGNDLDTDMLAVLEDLLDGWPGTLILVTHDRYLMERVTDDQFALIGGNVRHVPGGVDEYLALLESRERDGGSAARGRASAPHAERSTQVVPAATPKAPTGPSGQALSNKSRREAKKRLDSVERRLARQRELLDDLRQALSSIDPTDFEALLEGQKRVNGAEAEISSLEDEWLELSEQLGTE, encoded by the coding sequence GTGGGGATTCTCATAGGGTGCGAGCGCATCTCCCAGGAGTGGCCCGGCAAGCAGGTCCTCGTGAGCCAGACGATCGGTATCAACGAGGGCGATCGCATAGGCATCGTAGGCAGAAACGGTGAGGGAAAGTCGACGCTGCTCGACCTCATCGCCCACCTTATGGAGCCAGACGAGGGGACGATCACATACCGAAGTGGCATCCGTGTGGGACTCCTTGCCCAGTCGGACAGCCTCGATGATACCGACGCCGCCCTGCACGCCGTCGTGGGAGACAGGCCCGAGTACGAGTGGGCCGCAGACCCCAGGCTTCGCCCCATCATGGACGAGCTTCTCTCGGACATCGACCGCGACGCCCGGGTGGGGGAGCTCTCGGGCGGCCAGCGCCGTCGCTGCGACCTCGCCCGCGTGCTCATGGGCAGCTGGGACGTGCTTCTCATGGATGAGCCCACCAACCACCTTGACGTCAGGGCCATCACCTGGCTTGCCCATTACCTAAAAGGGCGCTGGCAGCCGGGGCAGGGGGCGCTCCTCGTCGTGACGCACGACCGTTGGTTTCTCGATGAGGTCTGCGAGCGAATGTGGGAGGTCCATGACGGCAGGATCGACCCCTTCGAGGGTGGCTACTCCGCCTACATACAGCAGCGCGTCGAGCGAGAGCGGCAGGCGGCGGTCATGGAGGAGAGACGCCAGAGCGTCCTTCGCAAGGAGCTCAACTGGCTTGCCCACGGCGCCAAGGCCCGCTCTTCCAAGCCCAAGTTCCGCCTCGAGGCCGCTCGCGCGCTCGTCGCTGACGATCCACCCCTTAGAAACGACATAGAGCTCAAGCGCCTTGCCGTGAGCCGCCTCGGCAAGCAGGTCATCGAGATGAGGGGCGCTTGTGCCTCCTATGGCAAGAAGGTCGTGCTCGACGGCATCGACTGGCTCGTAGGCCCCGGCGAGCGCATAGGCATCCTCGGGGAGAACGGCGTCGGCAAGTCCACGCTCCTCGCGCTCATGACCGGGCGGCTCACACCAAGCGCGGGCCTGGTCCGAATAGGTGCCTCGGTGCGCTTCGGCGTCCTGTCACAGAACCTCGACGCCCTTCGCGAGCGAGGCGACTGGCGCCTGGGCGAGCTCGTCGCGAGCCACAGGCGCTTTGCCGTCATCGACGGCAAAGAGCAGAGCTTCGAGCAGTTCCTGGAGCGCCTTGGCTTCGAGCGGCGCGAATGGCCAACCTACGTACACGATCTCTCGGGCGGACAGCTCCGCCGCCTGGCCATCATGTGCGTGCTTCTCGACGAGCCCAACGTCCTCGTGCTCGACGAGCCCGGAAACGACCTCGACACCGACATGCTCGCCGTCCTCGAGGATTTGCTCGACGGCTGGCCCGGTACGCTCATCCTCGTGACGCACGATCGCTACCTCATGGAACGCGTCACAGACGACCAGTTCGCGCTCATCGGTGGAAACGTCAGGCACGTCCCGGGCGGCGTGGACGAGTACCTTGCGCTGCTCGAGTCTCGAGAACGTGACGGTGGCAGCGCTGCGAGGGGAAGGGCTAGCGCCCCTCATGCGGAGCGCTCGACACAGGTCGTCCCGGCTGCGACACCGAAGGCACCCACAGGACCGTCAGGGCAGGCCCTCTCGAACAAGTCGCGTCGCGAGGCCAAAAAGCGCCTCGATTCTGTCGAGCGGCGTCTTGCCAGGCAGCGCGAGCTGCTCGACGACCTGAGGCAGGCACTGTCATCGATAGACCCCACGGACTTCGAGGCCCTGCTTGAGGGGCAAAAGAGGGTGAATGGCGCCGAGGCAGAGATCTCGTCGCTCGAGGACGAGTGGCTGGAGCTCAGCGAGCAGTTGGGAACGGAGTGA
- a CDS encoding ABC transporter ATP-binding protein, translated as MANPYSGATSASTALTSIRGDDDKGFAHDQVLEPSDLSTWQLIRRLMGYARPHWVSLALSFVTAAISVVLQLYVPILIGQAIDHILAVGQVDFSELLLTLRWLAVTVVGAALTQWISLYCTNRLAYETSRDLRDEAYAKFNVLSLSFIDSHSHGDLLSRVINDVDAVGQGLLQGFTQLFGGVMTILVTIGYMCALSVPVALVVLVLTPLSVLAASWIARHSASSFRAQQEIQGELGGYTEEMMGNQALVSAFAQGAEVSATFAQINRRLYVAGERAQFVSSLTNPSTRVVNNLTYAAVAIVGCVCVIGGWPSVLTVGQVQSFLSYTNQYMRPFNEISSVVTQVQAAFASTRRLFALLDATEETPDAPRALNLVEPQGRLDVEHVWFSYDKDQELLKDIDLHVAPGRRFALVGPTGCGKTTLINLLLRFYDVDKGRILLDGVDLRELTRRSLRSSFGMVLQETWLFRGSVRDNIRYGVPTATDDDVIAAATRAHAHKFIEQLPEGYDTVVGEGAGLLSAGQRQLLCIARVMLQDPAVLLLDEATSSIDTRTELQVQDAFDRMMEGRTSLVVAHRLSTIRNADCIVVMQDGRVMETGTHDDLLASGGLYAELYRSQFER; from the coding sequence ATGGCCAACCCTTACTCCGGCGCGACGAGCGCATCGACCGCCCTCACGTCAATACGAGGCGATGACGACAAGGGGTTTGCACACGATCAGGTCCTCGAGCCAAGCGACCTCTCAACCTGGCAGCTGATAAGGCGACTCATGGGCTATGCCCGGCCGCACTGGGTCTCGCTCGCCCTGTCGTTTGTCACGGCGGCCATCTCGGTCGTCCTCCAACTCTACGTACCCATCCTCATCGGACAGGCCATCGATCACATTCTCGCTGTGGGACAGGTGGACTTCTCGGAGTTGCTTTTGACGCTGCGATGGCTCGCCGTCACCGTCGTCGGTGCCGCCCTCACACAGTGGATCTCCCTATACTGCACGAATCGACTCGCCTATGAGACGTCACGCGACCTGCGCGACGAGGCCTATGCCAAGTTCAACGTGCTCTCCCTGTCGTTTATCGACTCCCACTCCCACGGTGACCTCCTGAGCCGCGTGATCAACGACGTCGACGCGGTGGGGCAGGGGCTCCTCCAGGGGTTCACCCAGCTCTTCGGCGGCGTCATGACCATTCTGGTCACGATCGGCTACATGTGTGCGCTCTCGGTCCCCGTGGCGCTCGTGGTGCTCGTGCTGACACCGCTCTCCGTACTGGCCGCGAGCTGGATCGCACGACACTCTGCCTCGAGCTTCCGCGCACAGCAGGAGATCCAGGGCGAGCTTGGTGGCTACACCGAGGAGATGATGGGCAACCAGGCGCTCGTGTCGGCATTTGCCCAAGGCGCTGAGGTGAGCGCCACTTTCGCCCAGATCAACAGACGCCTCTATGTCGCAGGGGAGAGGGCGCAGTTCGTCAGCTCGCTCACGAACCCCTCCACGCGCGTCGTCAACAACCTCACCTACGCGGCCGTCGCCATCGTGGGCTGCGTCTGCGTGATCGGTGGCTGGCCCAGCGTGCTGACGGTGGGGCAGGTGCAGAGTTTCCTCTCATACACGAACCAGTACATGAGGCCCTTCAACGAGATCTCCTCCGTAGTGACGCAGGTCCAAGCGGCATTCGCCTCGACGCGCAGGCTCTTCGCACTGCTCGACGCAACCGAGGAGACCCCTGACGCACCCCGGGCGCTCAATCTTGTGGAGCCGCAGGGACGGCTCGACGTCGAGCATGTGTGGTTCTCCTACGACAAGGACCAGGAGCTCCTCAAAGACATCGACCTGCACGTCGCCCCGGGCAGGCGCTTCGCCCTCGTCGGACCCACGGGCTGCGGCAAGACGACCCTCATCAATCTGCTGCTCAGGTTCTACGATGTGGACAAGGGAAGGATTCTCCTCGACGGCGTGGACCTGCGCGAGCTCACGCGCAGGTCGCTCCGCTCGTCCTTTGGCATGGTCCTACAGGAGACCTGGCTCTTTAGGGGAAGCGTGCGCGACAACATCCGCTACGGCGTCCCCACCGCCACGGACGATGACGTCATCGCAGCCGCCACGCGGGCGCACGCGCACAAGTTCATAGAGCAGCTGCCAGAGGGCTACGATACCGTCGTCGGAGAGGGGGCGGGGCTCCTCTCGGCAGGGCAGCGCCAGCTCCTCTGCATCGCACGCGTGATGCTACAGGACCCAGCGGTGCTCTTGCTCGACGAGGCGACGAGCTCCATCGACACGCGCACGGAACTGCAGGTTCAGGACGCCTTCGACAGGATGATGGAGGGCAGGACCTCGCTGGTAGTGGCGCACAGGCTCTCGACGATACGCAACGCGGACTGCATCGTCGTAATGCAAGACGGCCGCGTCATGGAGACAGGCACCCACGACGATCTTTTGGCGTCAGGCGGACTCTATGCCGAGCTCTACCGCAGCCAGTTCGAGCGCTGA
- a CDS encoding DeoR/GlpR family DNA-binding transcription regulator: MREAMVMSASGDDRRERILHEVMAHGKATVTGLSELLGVTTETIRKDLVTLEERNVISKRHGFVTLATPMPERDYSEKGESLHLAEKTAIAERAARLTPQDAAVFLDTSTTVLCLASLLALRSDLTVITNSIDVCQALARSGSKILVTGGLYHTKSNSCVGSWALRSMESVNVDVAFLGCDGFSPEGPTIRSYQEVEFKRMVARRAKRTVLLADTSKLGNTGLYTFANYADFSLMIFERELNVGERKVLPKNVALIDVVPPS; the protein is encoded by the coding sequence ATGAGAGAGGCCATGGTGATGAGCGCATCCGGAGACGATCGCAGGGAACGGATCCTCCACGAGGTCATGGCCCACGGCAAGGCGACAGTGACAGGACTCTCCGAGCTGCTTGGCGTGACCACCGAGACCATCCGCAAGGACCTTGTGACGCTGGAAGAGAGAAACGTCATCTCCAAGCGTCATGGCTTCGTGACACTTGCGACGCCGATGCCCGAGCGCGACTACTCCGAGAAGGGGGAGTCACTTCACCTCGCGGAAAAGACCGCCATCGCCGAGCGCGCCGCCCGCCTTACCCCACAAGATGCGGCCGTGTTCCTCGACACGAGCACCACCGTGCTCTGCCTCGCGTCGCTCCTTGCCCTGCGCTCCGACCTCACCGTCATCACGAATTCGATCGACGTCTGCCAAGCACTCGCGCGCTCGGGCAGCAAGATCCTCGTAACGGGAGGGCTCTATCACACGAAGAGCAACTCATGCGTGGGGTCTTGGGCCCTGCGATCCATGGAGAGCGTCAACGTCGACGTCGCATTTCTTGGTTGCGATGGCTTCTCGCCCGAGGGCCCAACCATTCGCTCCTACCAAGAGGTCGAGTTCAAGAGAATGGTGGCGCGGCGGGCAAAACGAACCGTCCTACTCGCCGACACGTCCAAGCTGGGCAATACGGGTCTTTACACCTTCGCGAACTACGCAGACTTCAGCCTTATGATCTTCGAGCGCGAGCTGAACGTGGGGGAGAGGAAGGTGCTTCCCAAAAACGTAGCGCTGATCGATGTCGTGCCGCCTTCCTAG